Proteins co-encoded in one Blastocatellia bacterium genomic window:
- a CDS encoding GAF domain-containing protein: MTAQVFEHTGHWSPEERSAYRILVIEDDPDHRLLETRALREHLGQEAVIVAVATAAEGLSALEHETFDAVLADYRMPGMDGLEFLRRVRDRELDVPVILITGLGNERVAAEALKQGAADYVIKEAGYWELLPSLVQRAIRARQTKRQIEEAQRRTTILHALTQAMSRTLEMQELLQILTRTCVEAFRAERATVYVLDRNAETILDVVTHDTRSGRAHVLQSLKGRRTDEFPIRWKLEEASGPLIISDATQSDLLPEDLVKALGVRSILGVPLRTRGKPIAALFVSAPQPNFFTAEDATFAQLIAEHAAIVLENARLYQEVRHRVFELNGLYEIARLLGLTRSPHEVYGELTALIAHLIGATRCVIATYDPTTRTLRAELPGYRVEDALAKVASYVVSEELRTFWDLRSQGPFIANRREEIPRPLQPLALEFGVENLLVAAMLAEGRTIGIIYALDKPGGFTPEDARVLSIFANQAAHVIQSARLYEELARSEQKYRSLFENAIVGIYRSTPEGRMLMANPTMARLLEYPNVEALLAIPAHEIWANPQDREPWCQQVEQHGVFESEYQVRTRTGRIRWVHDVVRVVRDADGRVLYYEGALLDITELKRAEAEREAMLEITQGATAIADLDELFPVIHRALNRVLLAENFFIALYDAQTGYFHFPYFADQYDAPPPPMRLEKTATAYVFRTGRPQRLTRERCRQLIERGELELVGTPSACWLGVPLRTPRETIGVLVVQHYEDEHAYTDRDLGFLASVANHIAVIIERKRAEEAERRTREHLARIYDLVTRFQRQELFDHAARTLAQLFEVEYASLGVVEGGTRVRALAFYSDGELQHDLSYPLHGTPCENIISRAEWCAYSRGAWEAFPEDEILTTLRIESYIGAPILSSTGEVLGVVNAFGKRPRSFTEVDAYPLQIIGQRVGAEIERLREEEARLKLQEQLYQAQKMESIGTLAGGIAHDFNNILTGMMGFAELALMELGSNHPVAEDLRHILSLGARARDLVRQLLLFGRPSTGERERCNLRGFLVEVTALLGRTLPEHIEIELDLPQEALFVEANPSQLQQVLLNIAINARDAMPAGGRLRIEARLADVEVPPVPHVRPGRFARVTISDTGSGIPPHILPHIFEPFFTTKEVGKGTGLGLAVAYGIIKAHGGWIDVESEPGQGTRFHLYLPASASLPVFDKPSFEEEEPPGGHETILVIEDEAVILELARQMLQSLGYHVLTARDGQEGVALYSTWHSQIDLILLDVVMPRMSGHEAFHQLRRINPKAKILLITGYSPEHVAAELLAQGALGVVQKPYERRELARIVRQALDA; this comes from the coding sequence ATGACAGCGCAAGTGTTTGAGCATACGGGGCATTGGTCTCCAGAGGAGCGATCGGCATATCGCATCCTCGTGATCGAGGACGATCCCGACCACCGATTGTTGGAGACGCGAGCTTTGAGAGAGCACTTGGGTCAGGAGGCCGTCATCGTGGCGGTCGCGACGGCTGCTGAAGGCCTGAGCGCGTTGGAGCACGAGACCTTCGATGCCGTGCTGGCTGACTATCGAATGCCCGGGATGGACGGCCTGGAGTTCCTCCGCAGAGTGCGCGATCGAGAGCTGGATGTACCGGTGATCCTGATCACGGGACTCGGCAATGAGCGCGTCGCCGCAGAGGCCCTTAAGCAAGGTGCCGCCGACTACGTGATCAAGGAGGCGGGATATTGGGAGCTGCTTCCTTCCCTGGTCCAGAGGGCGATCCGAGCTCGGCAGACGAAGCGCCAGATAGAGGAGGCACAACGCCGCACAACGATCCTACATGCGTTGACGCAGGCAATGAGCCGCACGCTCGAGATGCAGGAACTGTTGCAGATCCTTACGCGAACGTGCGTCGAGGCTTTCCGCGCAGAGCGTGCCACTGTGTATGTGTTGGATCGGAATGCGGAGACGATCCTCGATGTGGTGACGCACGATACCCGCTCCGGGCGAGCTCATGTCCTGCAATCGCTCAAGGGGCGCCGAACCGATGAATTCCCCATCCGATGGAAACTCGAGGAAGCCTCCGGGCCGTTGATCATCTCGGATGCGACGCAGAGCGACCTCCTGCCGGAGGATTTGGTGAAGGCGCTCGGCGTTCGCTCGATCTTGGGCGTTCCTCTTCGTACGCGAGGGAAACCAATCGCTGCCCTTTTCGTAAGCGCGCCGCAACCGAATTTCTTCACCGCAGAAGATGCGACGTTCGCCCAACTGATCGCCGAGCACGCGGCCATCGTGCTAGAGAACGCGCGTCTGTATCAGGAGGTGCGTCATCGAGTCTTCGAATTGAACGGATTGTACGAGATCGCCCGTCTCCTGGGGCTGACTCGGAGCCCGCACGAGGTTTACGGAGAGCTGACGGCGCTGATCGCCCATTTGATCGGTGCGACGCGATGCGTGATCGCCACATATGATCCGACGACGCGGACCTTGCGAGCGGAACTCCCTGGATATCGGGTCGAGGACGCGCTGGCGAAAGTCGCCTCCTACGTTGTGAGCGAGGAGTTACGGACCTTCTGGGATCTTCGGTCGCAAGGCCCCTTCATCGCCAATCGTCGGGAAGAGATCCCCCGTCCTTTGCAACCACTTGCCTTGGAATTCGGCGTCGAGAATCTCTTAGTCGCCGCCATGCTCGCGGAGGGAAGGACGATCGGCATCATCTATGCCTTGGACAAGCCGGGTGGATTCACGCCCGAAGACGCGCGCGTGCTCAGCATCTTCGCCAATCAAGCGGCGCACGTCATCCAGAGTGCTCGCCTCTATGAAGAGCTGGCGCGCTCCGAACAGAAGTACCGCAGCCTCTTCGAGAACGCGATTGTGGGGATTTATCGGAGCACGCCCGAGGGGCGAATGCTAATGGCGAATCCGACGATGGCGCGCCTACTGGAGTATCCGAACGTGGAGGCGCTCCTGGCCATTCCTGCCCACGAGATATGGGCGAACCCGCAGGATCGCGAGCCGTGGTGCCAGCAGGTCGAGCAGCATGGAGTGTTCGAGAGCGAATACCAGGTTCGGACTCGCACAGGACGAATACGCTGGGTGCACGACGTCGTGCGCGTCGTCCGCGATGCCGATGGGCGCGTGCTCTATTACGAGGGTGCGCTCCTGGACATCACTGAGTTGAAGCGGGCAGAAGCTGAGCGCGAAGCGATGCTGGAGATCACGCAAGGGGCCACGGCGATCGCCGATCTCGATGAGTTATTCCCTGTGATCCATCGCGCTCTGAACCGCGTCCTCCTAGCAGAGAATTTCTTCATCGCGCTGTATGACGCGCAAACCGGCTATTTCCACTTCCCCTACTTCGCCGATCAGTACGACGCTCCACCTCCCCCCATGCGTTTGGAGAAGACGGCCACGGCCTATGTCTTTCGGACCGGACGACCGCAACGACTCACACGAGAGCGCTGCCGTCAGTTGATCGAGCGAGGGGAATTGGAACTCGTGGGAACCCCTTCGGCGTGCTGGCTGGGCGTGCCATTGCGCACGCCGAGGGAGACGATCGGCGTGCTTGTCGTCCAACATTATGAGGATGAACACGCCTACACGGATCGCGACTTAGGATTCCTGGCCTCCGTCGCCAATCACATCGCTGTGATCATCGAGCGAAAGCGCGCCGAGGAAGCGGAACGACGCACTCGCGAACACTTAGCGCGCATTTACGATCTGGTCACCCGGTTCCAGCGACAGGAGTTGTTCGATCATGCGGCTCGCACCCTCGCGCAACTTTTCGAAGTCGAATATGCCTCGCTCGGCGTGGTAGAAGGAGGTACTCGGGTGCGCGCGCTGGCCTTCTACAGCGACGGGGAGCTTCAGCATGACCTCTCTTATCCGCTGCATGGAACCCCTTGCGAGAATATCATCTCGCGCGCCGAGTGGTGCGCCTATTCGCGCGGCGCGTGGGAAGCGTTCCCCGAGGACGAAATCTTAACAACCCTCCGCATCGAATCCTACATCGGTGCGCCGATTCTCAGCAGTACCGGGGAAGTGTTGGGCGTGGTCAACGCCTTCGGAAAACGTCCGCGCTCATTCACTGAAGTCGATGCGTATCCACTGCAAATCATTGGCCAACGCGTGGGCGCCGAGATCGAGCGACTCCGCGAGGAGGAGGCCCGATTGAAATTGCAGGAGCAACTCTATCAGGCGCAAAAGATGGAATCCATCGGCACGCTCGCCGGAGGTATCGCTCACGACTTCAACAATATCCTCACGGGAATGATGGGGTTCGCCGAACTGGCGCTCATGGAGCTGGGCTCGAATCATCCGGTCGCCGAAGATCTCCGCCACATCCTCTCCCTCGGGGCGCGCGCGCGCGATCTCGTGCGGCAACTCCTGCTCTTCGGTCGTCCCTCTACGGGCGAGCGGGAGAGGTGCAACCTCCGTGGTTTTCTCGTCGAGGTCACCGCTCTGCTTGGACGCACGCTGCCGGAGCATATCGAGATCGAGTTAGATCTGCCACAAGAAGCGCTCTTCGTCGAGGCCAACCCGTCCCAACTCCAGCAGGTGCTCCTCAACATCGCCATCAACGCGCGCGATGCCATGCCGGCCGGCGGACGCTTGCGCATCGAAGCGCGGCTCGCAGACGTGGAGGTTCCACCGGTCCCTCATGTTCGACCGGGACGCTTCGCACGGGTGACGATCAGCGACACCGGTTCCGGCATCCCTCCGCACATTCTGCCGCACATCTTCGAACCGTTCTTCACGACGAAGGAAGTCGGTAAGGGAACGGGCCTCGGACTGGCTGTCGCATACGGGATCATCAAGGCGCATGGCGGATGGATTGATGTCGAGAGCGAACCAGGGCAAGGGACTCGGTTTCATCTCTATCTGCCTGCTTCCGCCTCCTTGCCTGTCTTCGACAAACCCTCCTTCGAGGAAGAGGAGCCTCCGGGTGGACACGAGACCATCCTCGTGATCGAAGATGAAGCGGTCATCCTTGAACTCGCTCGGCAGATGCTCCAGTCGCTCGGATATCACGTGCTCACCGCGCGCGATGGTCAGGAAGGTGTGGCCCTCTACTCAACCTGGCACTCGCAAATTGATCTGATCCTGCTGGATGTCGTCATGCCGCGTATGAGTGGGCATGAGGCCTTTCATCAGCTACGTCGCATCAATCCGAAGGCCAAGATCCTGTTGATCACCGGCTATAGCCCGGAGCACGTCGCTGCCGAATTGCTCGCGCAAGGGGCATTGGGTGTCGTGCAGAAGCCCTACGAGCGAAGGGAATTGGCCCGCATCGTGCGTCAGGCGCTCGATGCGTAG
- a CDS encoding M20/M25/M40 family metallo-hydrolase has protein sequence MRRHMAVFLFLLLVIPPLVRAEEPVDLQVIARIKQEGFGNSKVMEIASYLTDVYGPRLTGSPNLKAASEWAREKFKEWGLSNARLEPWGTFGRGWSVERFSIEMLEPTYMPIIAYPKAWTPGTEGTVVGSPVLVTLRSEEDFAAYKGKLKGAIVMLQPPRQVVTRFEPDARRHSEDDLKRLAQAPEPGVRSPMEAQREELRAQRALQEKIQRFLREEGVAVVLEPSRGEHGTIFVTGGGSYRINAEPAVPSLVVAIEHYARIARLLEKKIPVKLEITIRTRFHDDDLQGYNVLAEIPGVDPKLKDELVMLGAHLDSWHAGTGATDNAAGSAVVMEAVRILKAIGVQPRRTIRVALWTGEEQGLLGSRAYVEKYFGDPRTMELKPAHAKISVYFNLDNGTGRIRGIYLQGNDAVRPIFEAWLRPFHDLGATTVTIRGTGGTDHLAFDAVGIPAFQFIQDPIDYSTRTHHTNMDVYDRLLPSDLMQAAVIMASFVYHAAMRDEKLPRKPLPRPQPGPQIPPQE, from the coding sequence ATGAGGCGTCACATGGCCGTGTTCCTCTTTCTGCTGCTCGTCATCCCTCCGCTGGTTCGGGCCGAAGAACCAGTGGATTTGCAGGTGATCGCGCGGATCAAGCAGGAGGGATTTGGGAATTCCAAGGTCATGGAGATCGCGAGTTATTTAACGGATGTGTATGGGCCGCGGTTGACGGGCTCCCCGAATCTGAAAGCGGCGAGTGAATGGGCGCGCGAGAAGTTCAAGGAGTGGGGACTCTCGAACGCCCGACTGGAGCCATGGGGGACCTTCGGGCGCGGGTGGTCGGTCGAGCGATTTTCCATTGAGATGCTCGAGCCGACGTACATGCCGATCATCGCCTATCCGAAGGCGTGGACGCCGGGAACCGAAGGCACAGTGGTGGGCTCTCCGGTGTTAGTCACCCTTCGCTCGGAGGAGGATTTCGCGGCCTACAAAGGGAAGCTCAAGGGAGCCATCGTCATGCTGCAGCCGCCGCGTCAAGTAGTCACGCGCTTTGAGCCGGACGCGCGGCGGCATAGCGAGGACGATTTGAAACGTCTGGCGCAGGCTCCGGAACCAGGCGTGCGCTCTCCCATGGAAGCGCAACGAGAGGAACTACGCGCTCAGCGCGCCCTCCAGGAAAAGATCCAGCGGTTCCTCCGTGAGGAGGGGGTGGCTGTCGTGCTTGAACCGAGTCGAGGGGAACACGGAACGATCTTCGTCACGGGAGGCGGATCCTATCGGATCAATGCGGAACCGGCAGTACCGTCGCTTGTCGTCGCGATCGAGCATTATGCGCGGATCGCTCGGTTGCTGGAGAAGAAGATCCCCGTGAAACTGGAGATCACCATTAGGACCCGCTTTCACGATGATGACCTGCAAGGTTACAACGTGCTCGCGGAGATCCCCGGCGTCGATCCGAAGCTGAAGGATGAACTCGTGATGTTGGGCGCGCACTTAGACTCCTGGCATGCGGGCACAGGGGCGACCGATAATGCCGCCGGATCGGCCGTTGTCATGGAGGCCGTGCGGATTCTCAAAGCGATCGGCGTCCAACCGCGACGCACCATTCGCGTCGCCCTCTGGACAGGAGAGGAGCAAGGGCTCTTGGGCTCGCGCGCTTATGTGGAGAAGTATTTCGGCGATCCGCGCACGATGGAGCTGAAGCCCGCTCATGCGAAGATCTCCGTCTATTTCAATCTCGACAACGGGACGGGGCGGATACGCGGCATCTATCTTCAGGGCAATGATGCTGTGCGCCCGATCTTCGAAGCCTGGCTGCGTCCTTTCCACGATTTGGGAGCGACGACGGTGACGATTCGCGGGACGGGAGGCACCGATCATCTCGCTTTCGATGCCGTGGGCATTCCGGCCTTTCAATTCATCCAAGATCCAATCGATTACAGCACGCGCACCCATCACACGAATATGGACGTGTACGATCGGCTCTTGCCGAGCGATCTGATGCAAGCGGCGGTGATCATGGCGTCGTTCGTTTATCACGCGGCCATGCGTGATGAGAAACTCCCTCGCAAGCCGCTGCCGCGACCGCAGCCTGGGCCTCAGATTCCGCCGCAGGAGTGA
- a CDS encoding YraN family protein produces MAEPSTLSLNGEIDVVVPVQDPTGETICVIVEVKTRLSRRVVRDQAQQMQSAGWQKRLRAAGVPGPCLAYVFGVRIDQHTVAAVREHGIGLLTGRGERVPPREVFIPRS; encoded by the coding sequence TTGGCCGAACCTTCCACCCTCTCTCTGAACGGAGAGATTGACGTCGTCGTCCCTGTTCAGGATCCGACAGGTGAGACGATCTGTGTGATCGTCGAGGTTAAGACGCGGCTGAGCCGCCGCGTCGTACGCGATCAGGCGCAGCAGATGCAGTCTGCCGGATGGCAGAAGCGACTTCGGGCCGCCGGCGTGCCGGGACCATGCTTGGCCTACGTCTTCGGCGTGCGAATCGATCAGCATACCGTTGCCGCCGTTCGGGAACATGGAATCGGGCTGTTGACAGGGCGCGGAGAGCGTGTTCCGCCTCGCGAAGTGTTCATTCCTCGCTCCTGA
- a CDS encoding pyridoxal phosphate-dependent aminotransferase: MSDERMVKAEEFPAAERVQLMEASSTMAVLQAAERLRAAGQRVLDLGAGEPDFPTPEHIKEAARRALAEDFTRYTPAAGIAELRATIARVLNERFGSTYTPEQVIVTAGGKQAIFNAIVTLIEPGDEVLIPAPYWVTFPQIVTFAGGRNVIIPTEMNAFRLTAEMVEEALTPRAKLLILNSPNNPTGRVIPPAEFERIVELVVQRGCYVLSDECYREFVYPPHVPFSAASLPEALRERVLLVGSFSKTYAMTGWRIGYAVGPLAWIREMIKVQSHSTSNPTSISQKAALEALVGPQDSVARMLREYQRRRDFVVEALNGVPGIRCGEPEGAFYVFPDVRELMRARGVRTSRDLEARLLEECQIALTAGVSFGTEGYVRISYATSFEVLQEAVARLLEFARAQA; encoded by the coding sequence ATGAGCGACGAACGAATGGTCAAAGCGGAAGAGTTTCCCGCAGCCGAGCGAGTGCAGCTCATGGAAGCCTCGTCCACGATGGCTGTCTTGCAAGCCGCCGAGCGACTGCGTGCTGCCGGACAGCGCGTGCTCGATCTGGGGGCGGGAGAGCCGGATTTTCCAACGCCCGAGCATATCAAGGAGGCGGCTCGTCGCGCTCTGGCGGAGGATTTCACTCGCTATACGCCAGCTGCCGGGATCGCTGAGTTGCGGGCGACGATCGCTCGAGTCTTGAACGAGCGCTTCGGTTCGACCTATACCCCTGAGCAGGTCATAGTGACGGCCGGAGGGAAGCAGGCGATCTTCAATGCCATTGTGACCCTCATCGAGCCGGGGGATGAGGTCTTAATCCCTGCCCCTTATTGGGTGACGTTCCCGCAGATCGTCACGTTCGCCGGCGGACGAAATGTCATCATCCCCACGGAAATGAATGCGTTTCGCCTCACGGCGGAGATGGTTGAGGAAGCGCTGACGCCAAGGGCAAAGCTTCTCATCCTCAACTCGCCGAACAATCCGACGGGGCGCGTAATCCCGCCAGCCGAGTTCGAGCGCATCGTGGAGCTAGTCGTTCAACGCGGGTGCTACGTCCTCTCCGACGAGTGCTATCGCGAGTTCGTGTATCCCCCTCATGTCCCATTCTCAGCGGCCTCGCTGCCGGAAGCTTTGCGCGAGCGCGTGTTGCTCGTCGGATCGTTCTCCAAGACCTATGCGATGACGGGATGGCGCATTGGATATGCCGTGGGCCCGCTGGCTTGGATTCGAGAGATGATCAAAGTCCAGAGCCATTCCACGTCGAATCCGACTTCGATCTCGCAGAAGGCCGCTTTGGAAGCGCTCGTGGGGCCTCAGGACTCGGTGGCGCGCATGCTTCGAGAATATCAGCGGCGGCGCGACTTCGTGGTCGAGGCGCTCAACGGCGTGCCGGGAATTCGATGCGGGGAGCCCGAAGGGGCTTTCTATGTCTTCCCCGACGTGCGGGAGTTGATGCGCGCGCGCGGCGTTCGGACATCGAGGGACTTGGAGGCGCGCCTTCTCGAGGAATGTCAGATCGCCCTCACCGCAGGGGTGTCTTTCGGCACAGAGGGATATGTGCGTATCTCCTACGCTACATCTTTCGAGGTGCTTCAAGAGGCTGTCGCGCGATTACTCGAATTCGCTCGGGCGCAGGCGTGA
- the coaD gene encoding pantetheine-phosphate adenylyltransferase yields the protein MRRAVYPGSFDPLTNGHLDLIERAARLFDEVIVAVLINPAKTPLFTVEERVEMIREVIRSPQVRVDTFDGLLVEYVRKVGAQVIIRGIRAISDYEYEFQMALMNRRLDPTIETIFMMPAEPYTYLSSRLVKEVCALGGNIAGVVPPSVERRMREKLFGKM from the coding sequence ATGCGTCGAGCGGTTTATCCGGGATCGTTCGATCCCCTCACAAATGGACATCTGGACTTGATCGAGCGAGCCGCGCGCCTCTTCGATGAGGTGATCGTCGCCGTGCTCATCAATCCGGCGAAGACGCCCCTCTTCACCGTCGAAGAGCGCGTGGAGATGATCCGCGAGGTTATTCGGTCTCCCCAGGTCCGCGTGGATACGTTCGACGGATTGCTCGTTGAGTACGTCCGCAAGGTCGGGGCACAAGTCATCATCCGAGGTATTCGCGCGATCTCCGATTACGAGTACGAATTCCAAATGGCCCTCATGAACCGGCGGCTCGATCCGACGATCGAGACGATCTTCATGATGCCGGCCGAACCCTATACCTACCTCAGCTCTCGCCTCGTGAAGGAGGTGTGCGCGCTCGGAGGAAACATCGCGGGCGTCGTTCCACCAAGCGTCGAGCGGCGGATGAGGGAGAAGCTTTTTGGAAAAATGTAA
- the prfB gene encoding peptide chain release factor 2 (programmed frameshift), producing MIEEFRQKHEELSERALELRGFFDIESKRAELARLEETMAQPDFWNDPARAGQTLRVRHRLESEIEALERIEHELEEIEVLLDLAQEDEAFFQELRERTSRLATEIEEMELKALLSGEHDAGNAIVTITAGAGGTDAQDWAEMLLRLYLRWAEKHGYKTELLDLQPGQEAGIKSATFRVEGEYAYGYLSAESGVHRLVRLSPFNIAHSRETSFASVSVYPDLGEDIVIEIDEKDLRIETFRSSGAGGQHVNKTESAVRITHLPTGIVVSCQNQRSQHQNREMAMRILRAKLYEHERQKRLAERQQFEQNKREISFGSQIRSYVLHPYKLVKDLRTRYETSDVDAVLDGEIDEFIRQYLIAKRRGALEPAPTKTG from the exons ATGATCGAAGAGTTTCGCCAAAAGCACGAAGAGCTGAGCGAACGCGCGCTTGAACTCAGG GGTTTCTTTGACATCGAGTCGAAGCGAGCGGAGTTGGCTCGACTCGAGGAGACGATGGCGCAGCCGGATTTTTGGAATGATCCGGCGCGCGCGGGACAGACGCTGCGCGTTCGACACCGCTTGGAATCCGAGATCGAAGCCCTAGAGCGCATCGAGCACGAGCTGGAGGAGATCGAGGTTCTCCTCGATTTGGCTCAAGAAGACGAAGCGTTCTTCCAGGAACTGCGCGAACGTACCTCCCGCCTGGCGACTGAGATCGAGGAGATGGAGTTGAAGGCGCTGCTCTCCGGAGAGCACGATGCGGGCAACGCCATCGTCACGATCACGGCGGGAGCGGGAGGAACGGACGCGCAAGATTGGGCGGAGATGCTCCTGCGCCTCTATTTGCGCTGGGCCGAGAAGCACGGCTATAAGACCGAACTGCTCGACCTACAGCCGGGTCAAGAAGCGGGCATCAAGTCGGCGACGTTCCGCGTCGAGGGGGAATATGCCTATGGCTACCTGAGCGCCGAATCGGGCGTGCATCGGCTTGTGCGCCTCTCGCCCTTCAATATTGCGCACAGCCGCGAGACGAGCTTCGCTTCGGTCTCCGTCTATCCCGACCTGGGCGAGGACATCGTCATCGAGATCGATGAGAAGGACCTGCGCATCGAGACGTTCCGTTCCTCCGGCGCTGGAGGGCAACATGTCAATAAGACGGAATCGGCCGTACGCATCACACACCTGCCGACGGGGATCGTTGTCTCCTGTCAGAATCAACGCTCCCAGCATCAGAACCGCGAGATGGCCATGCGAATTCTCCGGGCCAAGCTCTACGAACACGAGCGACAGAAGCGCTTGGCCGAACGGCAGCAGTTTGAGCAGAATAAGCGCGAGATCAGCTTCGGTTCGCAAATCCGAAGCTATGTCCTCCATCCCTACAAGCTGGTGAAAGATCTGCGCACGCGCTACGAGACGAGCGATGTGGATGCCGTCTTGGATGGCGAGATTGATGAGTTCATCCGGCAGTATCTGATCGCGAAGCGACGGGGCGCCCTTGAGCCGGCGCCGACGAAGACGGGTTGA